The Streptomyces achromogenes genome window below encodes:
- a CDS encoding WapI family immunity protein, which produces MLLGDHASSVELCPLRYQFAAVRGDSYDDNWLVIGGSVATPQGSWTFADPCLLAHEARQVSAWLRAVAAGTVAVTEPDAEGWLSPDTWFVEPVLAVSLADRSDSGAAIRVHLSLEAAPPWQQENDGADVYQYFVELRLDTAVLLREADRWDLALDSFPARY; this is translated from the coding sequence GTCCGCTGCGCTATCAGTTCGCTGCGGTCCGGGGCGACTCGTACGACGACAACTGGCTGGTCATTGGTGGATCAGTGGCCACTCCCCAGGGCAGTTGGACCTTTGCTGATCCATGTCTGCTGGCTCATGAAGCCCGGCAGGTGTCCGCTTGGCTGCGGGCGGTGGCCGCCGGGACGGTGGCGGTGACGGAGCCCGATGCCGAAGGCTGGCTGTCTCCGGACACATGGTTCGTCGAACCGGTCCTTGCCGTGAGCCTCGCTGATCGAAGCGACAGCGGGGCAGCGATTCGTGTTCACCTCTCCCTTGAGGCGGCGCCCCCATGGCAGCAGGAAAATGACGGGGCGGACGTCTACCAGTACTTCGTGGAGCTACGGCTGGATACTGCAGTACTGCTTCGCGAGGCCGACCGATGGGATCTTGCCCTGGACTCCTTCCCAGCTCGCTACTGA
- a CDS encoding transposase — MRYAQGGGLTDERRAFREKLRLEAAERFQQGDESAVIAHDLRVSVRSVQRWRKAWLQYGPKALASKGPASLPLLSDELFAALERELLKGPVAHGWPDQTWTLSRIKTLIGRRFHKSYTVQGVAALLRRGGGGRLDEGDLASGGRTVAALDAWLVFEDQAGFSMTPPTTRTWSRRGHTPVVRVRGRSRRRLSVAALACYKASERSRLIYRPSPDARPDGRKSFSWKDYRDLIQTAHQQLGGPIVLVGDNLNTHLTAGMRRYIAERDWLTVFQLPPYAPDLNPVEGIWSVLRRTTTANRAFADPDDLITAVRRGLRQLQYRHDVLDGCLTGTSLRRQPP, encoded by the coding sequence ATGAGGTATGCGCAAGGGGGCGGGCTGACTGACGAACGGCGGGCCTTCCGCGAGAAGTTGCGGTTGGAGGCGGCCGAGCGGTTCCAGCAGGGCGACGAGAGCGCGGTCATCGCTCACGACCTGCGGGTCAGCGTCCGGTCGGTACAGCGGTGGCGCAAGGCTTGGTTGCAGTACGGGCCGAAAGCCCTGGCCTCGAAGGGGCCGGCGTCGCTGCCGCTGCTCAGCGATGAACTCTTCGCCGCCCTCGAGCGGGAACTGCTCAAGGGCCCGGTCGCGCATGGCTGGCCGGACCAAACCTGGACGCTGTCGCGGATCAAGACCCTGATCGGGCGACGGTTCCACAAGAGCTACACAGTCCAGGGCGTCGCCGCGCTGCTCAGACGAGGCGGCGGTGGCCGGCTGGATGAAGGAGACCTGGCCTCAGGTGGAAGGACCGTGGCGGCGCTCGACGCCTGGCTCGTCTTCGAGGACCAAGCCGGATTCTCGATGACGCCGCCGACCACCCGCACCTGGTCCCGCCGCGGCCACACCCCTGTGGTCCGCGTGCGGGGCCGCTCCCGCCGCCGCTTATCGGTGGCCGCCCTGGCCTGCTACAAGGCCAGCGAACGCTCGCGGCTGATCTACCGGCCCAGCCCGGACGCCCGCCCCGACGGGCGTAAAAGCTTCTCCTGGAAGGACTACCGCGACCTCATCCAGACCGCCCACCAGCAGCTCGGCGGCCCGATCGTGCTGGTCGGGGACAACCTCAACACCCACCTGACTGCCGGAATGCGCCGCTACATCGCCGAGCGCGACTGGCTCACCGTCTTCCAACTGCCGCCCTACGCACCCGACCTCAACCCGGTCGAAGGCATCTGGTCCGTCCTACGACGTACCACCACAGCCAACCGCGCCTTCGCCGACCCCGACGACCTGATCACCGCCGTCCGACGCGGCCTCCGCCAGCTCCAATACCGCCACGACGTCCTCGACGGCTGCCTCACCGGCACCAGCCTCCGACGCCAGCCACCATGA